The region TAGACCTCATTGATCCGCTTACCTTCGGCATCCAGCAGCACATAATCTACCGCCCAGGTATCAATGCCAACGGTGCACTTGTTAATTCCAGCCAGCTTCGCTTGATGAAGCCCCTTAATAATCTCATCTATTAAATAATCCATATCCCAGAAGCAGGAGCCGTCCTGCTCCGTGAAGCCATTGCTGAAACGGTGAAGCTCCGCAAGCTGGAGGCTCCCGTCCACGAGCTGTCCGAGTACCAGCCGTCCGCTGGAGGCGCCGATATCGACGGCGATATGATAGGTCATAGGGAATCTCCTATTCTATGGAGGTGATTTACAGAATTTTGCGGAATAACGCGATTACTTCATCTTTCGTCGGAATAAAAGGATTACCGGGTGCGCAGGCATCCTTCATGGCATTCTCAGCGAGCAGATCGAGATCTACTTCAGCAACACCCAGCTCGGACAGCTTGGCAGGAATGCCAACCTCCTTGGACAGGGCTTTGATCGCTTCAATGACGTAATCCGCACATTCCTTGTCGCTTCGTCCTTCGGTCTGCAACCCGGCCGCTCTGGCAATCGCTCTGAATTTCTCCGGCACATGCTTGGCATTCTCTTCTTCCACATAAGGCAGCAGCATCGCATTGCACACACCATGCGGCAGATCATAGACCCCGCCGAGCTGATGGGCCATAGCATGCACGTAGCCTAGCCCTGCATTATTGAAAGCGAGACCGCCGAGGAAGATGGCATAGACCATCTGCTCACGCGCTTCAATATCGTGTCCATCCGTCACCGTGCGGGCCAGATTGGCGAAGATCAGCTCCACCGCTGCCAGTGCGGTAGCATCGGTTACCGGATAGGCGCCTGGAGTGACCAGCGCTTCAATGGCATGCGTCAGAGCATCCATGCCCGTTGCCGCCGTCAGCGCAGCGGGCTTATCGGCCATCAGCTCCGGATCATTCACCGAGATGGTGGCGATACTGTTCTTGTCCACCATGACCATCTTGATCTTGCGCTCTTCATCCGTGATCACGTAGTTGATCGTCACTTCACTTGAAGTCCCGGCCGTCGTGTTCACCGCGACAATCGGCAGCGATTTATGCTTGGATTTGTGAACGCCTTCATAATCGGCAATATGCCCGCCGTTGGTGGCAACAATGCCGATGCCCTTGGCCGTATCCTGCGGCGAGCCGCCGCCGATAGAGATCAGATAGTCACATTCGTGCTGCTTCAGGAAATCTGCGCCGTCATGGACATTTTTGCAGGTAGGGTTCGGCTTCACTTCATCATATACCACATACTGAATTCCCGCTTCTTCCAGCACGGCCAGCAGCCTTCCGGCGATTCCGCTCTTCATCAGGAACTTGTCTGTGACCACAAGCGCTTTTTGCAGATTCAGCTCTTGAATGTACGGGGCGATGTCCTTCAGACAGCCCTTTCCCATAATGTTAATTGACGGCACTTAATAGACATGAGTACTCATTGCTTAACCAGCCTCCCGGGCGCATAAATAGTAAATGAACACTATAAGCATGCTTTCAACCTGTTGACCTTCCCATCGTATCGCCGTTAATCTGTGTTGTCAACACTTTAAACACATAATAAGTTGTTTTAGTTTGTTTATTGTTTGTTTTGTGGAAAATAAGCAATGATTACTGTGGGTTTCAGCGCAATTCGGGTTCACTATGTTGTACAACACAGAAATAACAGGCTATATTAAGACTATCAACTCTGGAAAGGTGATACATATGCTCGCTGCCGAAAGACGCAAAAAAATAATCGACCTTGTCCATCAGGACAAACGGGTGCTGGTCTCCGATCTGAGCCGGATGTTCGAGGTGACGGAGGAGACGATCCGCAGAGACCTGGAGAAGCTGGAGAAGGATGGCATTGTAAGCCGGACCTACGGCGGAGCCATGCTGAACAGGCATACGAATGAGGACCTGCCTTTTCTGACCCGGGGAGCACTCAATACGGATATCAAACGCAGAATAGCGATCCAGGCGCTCGATCTGATTAATGACGGGGATACACTGATGGTGGACCCCAGCTCGACCTCGTTTGAATTCCTGAAGCTGCTGGGTAATAAAAGTAATCTGACGATCATCACCAATTCGATCAACATTCTCCATGAGTTCGCGAGCTCGAGCCACAGCATTATTTCTACAGGCGGCTCACTCCGCCACCGTTCCCTGTCGCTTGTCGGCCCCGTAGCCCATGAGACCATTCAGCGCTACAATGTGGACACCGCCGTAATCAGCTGCAAGGCCCTCGATATGGACCGCGGGGTCACCGATTCCAATGAACCGGAATGTGAGCTGAAGAAATATATGCTCCGCCAGGCACACAAGGTGGTGCTGCTCGCGGACCATACCAAGTTCGACCAGACGGCCTTCGCCAGACTCGCAGAGCTAAGCCGGATCGATGTGCTGATTACCGACCGCAAGCCTTCGGAGGCGTGGCTGAAGGTGTTGTCCGAGAAGAATGTGGAAGTGCTGTACTAAGTTCATGGTAGATCTATCAGGGGAGATTCATCTTAGGGAGGAGAATTAATCAAATGGGCAAAAAGAGAATTACCTTACCCGCGGACTTCCGCGAGCTGGTTAAATCAGGGGATATCGATCTACTTAAGGCTGTTTTTGAGAAATGTGACTGGAATGCAACCTTGGGATCGTACAAAGAACCCGCGCTCAGCATCCGGCAAATTCCGGATGAGCTGGTCCGCTGGCTGGTAGAGCAGGGTGCTGACATCAACGCCAGGGATAAATATCAGCGCACTCCGCTGCATTCGCAGGCCGGACACTGGTCGGGTAATATCCCGCTGTTCCTTGAGCTTGGCGCTGAGCTGGAAGCCCTGGATTATCAGGATGAGACCCCGCTGCACGCCGCTGTCAACTACTACCGGACTGGGGCGATCCGTGATCTTATCGCTCACGGCGCCAACATCCATGCTGTGAGCAAGCGCGGGAATACCCCGCTGGCCAAGGGCTTGATCAATTGCCGGAATGCCGATATCACCGGCATGGCTGAGATCGCGCAGGCGATGCTTGCAGCCGGGGCAGAAGTCACACCGGAGATGAGGGAATCCGTGACGAAGATCGGCAAGAATTTTGAATTCAGCAAAGCTAATTTCAATAAAGACTACCTGGATGATACCATAGCAGCCCTGGACAAGCTGTACAAGCTGTTCGGTGTGGAGCCTGTAGCCGGTCGGGTGATGCATGACGGCGTTTCTAAGATCGAGGTTAAGAGCACAAGGTGGCAGGATCAGCATCAGGAGCTATGGGAGGCGCTCATCCCCGGCTCAGGACCGGCGCTTACCGTACAGGGGGAGGTCATTCGCATCACTGGACGGATCTCTTATGAAATCATGAATAACGGCGGCGGCAACTGGGATGCGGATTTCCGTAAAATGCTCAGCGCACTGCTTCTGCACTTCGCCTCAGGCACGCCTCTGGACCCTGCACAACTGAAGGAAGCTGCGGAATTAGCCGGTTATCTGCGCCATAGCAACGGTAATGATGAACCGGCCAGATTATGCGAATTGGCCGTGAATTGGGTACTAGCCAATCCACAGCCTGTTTCCTTGCCGCAACCGGATTACAAACGCTAAACGCTGAGACATCCGGACCTTGTCCTGCTCCTTATGAAGAAGCGGCTCCCTTGGAGAGCATGATATTCAGAATGGCCTGGTCTGTGGCGGCAAGCCCCTCCTGGACCAGGGTCTCCATATTCTTGATCGTATCCTCCACCTTCTCGAAGATGACACCGTCATTCAGACTCGCGGAGATATTGTTCATAGCCAGGGTGGCAGACTGAATGGCTGCGTTGGTGGCCGTGGAGATTTTGAGTGCACAGGTTGGCTTCGCACCATCGCAAATCATGCCTGAAGTAGAGGCAATCGTATTCTGGATGGAGTGTTTGATCTGCGCCAGCGTTCCGCCCATCAGATAAACAATACCGCTGCCCGCCCCTACTCCGCCGGCAATGCCTGAGCCGCAGAGCGGGGACAGACGGCCAATGTAATGCTTCACATGAATAGTAATCAGATTGCTGAGCGCCATCGCTCTGGCCAGAGTCTCCTCATCCTTGCCGAGGAGCTCGGCCAGGGCAATGACCGGCATAGTGCAGGCAATCCCCTGATTGCCGCTGCCTGCCGTAGTCATTACCGGCATGGCACTGCCGTCCATCCGTGCATCGGATGCCGCTGCCGTTGCGGCGATAATCCGGTTCGCCACATCCGCGCCGAACAGATTGAGGGCGGATTGCTGGCTCATTTTCCGGCCCACCTGGAGGCCATATTCCCCGCGCAGCCCTTCCTCCGAGATCGCCTTATTCATAACCGCTCCCTCAAGCAGGAAACGAAGATCCTCGAATGGTGTATTCTGAACGAAGGCATAGATGTCTTCGAGTGAGACCGAGTATACCTCAGGGTCCAGACTATGCGGGTCGCCGCAGTCGGCCTTGTCCATTTTCGGCTCAAGCCGCTGGCCATCCTTCGCAAGATACTGCACATTCGTGTGCTCTTTTACCAGGATTGCTGTGGCGGTATGGTTCTTGCTGTGTACTCTCGCTTCTATATATAGCTTCTCCGGCGTATCCTTCAGCTCAACCTCCAGCAGCTTACGCTCCAGCAGTCCCTCTGCACTTGCCAGCTCCGCCGGGGTCAGCCCGGACAGAATCTCAAGCTTCCTCTCCGAGCGGCGCACCACCGCACCCAAGGCCGCCGCTATCGGCAAGCCCGTCTGGCCAGTACCAGGAATCCCTACGCCCATTGCATTCTTGATGATATTGCCGCTGAGCAGCAGCTGAATCGCCGTAATCTCCTCTTCCACCAGTTCAGCGGCCAACGAGACGGCATAAGCCACTGCAATCGGTTCGGTGCAGCCTTCTGCGGGCATAATTTCTTTGTGCAATACTTCCAGTAGGTTAATCATCTGTGCATCACCATTCCCTCTGTCTGTCGATCTATGTCTGTATCTATATCTATTTCTTTATATAGTACATCAGATAGACAGTCCGGGGAATCCCCGTTATTACCCATCACCCGCCCAGCTTCACCAGCCGCTTCAGCCCTTCCGTACAGGCCCAGCCCCCCGCTCCCGCCAGAATCGTATTATGAAACAAGCTCCAGGCCAGCGAATACGTCATACTGCCGATAATCACCTCGACCACAATAAACCGCAGGATATCCCGCTTTGTGATCAGATAGACGGTAAACTCCTGATTGTGCGTCACCGGTCACCTCTCCTGTCTATTTCTTGTTTCTGTACTTATATGCTTCTGGCGGGTTGTCTGATGAAAAGTACTGCTCTTTTGGTTTGGGGCAGATCTTTATTGAGGAGTGGGATCAACGTGAGCACTTAGATGAACGCTCCGCAAACAGAACGTTGTTACAATCGCTGTTGTGTCCAGATTTTTTTCATTCCCCTTAGCGGTGAAAATCCGGACACAAAGGCGACCGCTTCGCTTTTCGACAATAGTTTTGCCCGCTCCGCTGTTTAAGCTGGAGACGAAATACATAACATTCCAAATAATACAAACTATTCATCCCAATGATACGAGCTTAGTAACGCTCAATTTTAGCATGGACCAACTGACTCTGAATTTACTGAATGCAGCCCAAAAGAGCTAATGTAGTGTATAAATACACTTGAATTCACCAAAAGTGAGCAAAACGAGCAAATATAGTGTATAAGTACACTTGAATTCCAAAAAGTGAGTAAAAATGAGCAAATGTAGTGTATAAGTACACTTGATTCAAGGGGATGTATCCCTTTCACTTCCCGTACGGCCCACCTCCAGCCCGGCTTCCGGCCAAATCCAAAACAAAGAGGCTGCCCAAACAGCCATTGCATGGCTATGGACAGCCCCCTGATATCAACGCTTCAGCCTAGTTGCTGCTGCTTACTTCGACTCCACCGCATGGCCGCCGAATTCGTTACGCAAGGCGGCGACGACTTTGCCGGTGAAGGTGTCGGTCTCCAGCGAACGGTAGCGCATGAGCAGAGCCATGGCGATGACCGGAGTCGCTGCCTGGAGGTCGAAGGCGGTCTCCAGCGTCCAGCGTCCCTCCCCTGAGGAATGCATGACGCCCTTGATATCCTCCAGCTTGGCATCCTTGGAGAAGGCACGCTCGATCAGCTCCATCAGCCAGGAGCGGACCACCGAGCCATTATTCCAGACGCGGGCCACCTGCTCGAAGTCGAAGTCATATCCGCTTTTCTCCAGCACCTCGAACCCCTCGCCGATCGCAGCCATCATCCCGTATTCAATGCCGTTGTGCACCATCTTGAGGAAATGTCCGCTCCCGGATTTGCCGGCGTACAGATATCCGTTCTCTACCGCAGTATCCCGGAACAGCGGTTCAACGACCGTCCACGCTTCCTCATCGCCGCCAACCATGTAGCAGGCCCCACTCCGCGCACCTTCCATTCCGCCGGAGGTTCCCGCATCCAGGAAGTGAATTCCGTGGGCACCCAGCTCCTCATGACGGCGGATCGACTCTTTATAATGAGAGTTCCCGGCTTCAATGATGATATCTCCCTTGGATAATAGCGGCGTCAGTTCAGTAATAACCGAATCTACAAAAGTATGGGGAACCATGATCCAGAGAACGCGCGGGGAATCAAGCCGTCCCGTAAGCTCCTCCAGGCTTGCTGCCCCGGACGCACCGCGTCCGGCCAATTCCTGCACCGCAGCAGGATTCACATCATACGCTACCACTTCATGGGCATGCTCCAGCAGGTTCTGGCCGAGATTGAAGCCCATTTTGCCTAGTCCAATTAAACCGACTTTCATTACGAATCCCTCCGAATTGTAGTCATATAAGCTAACTCTGTCCGCTTGCTGTTACCGCCGCCGCTTAGGCTCCAGGCCGGATGACTTCGGGTTCTATCCCTGCTGTCCGGTGAACGCGTGCAGGCTCTGTATTCTCCGGTTCATCCAGCCACCAGTGGAACTCGCCAAGGAGCTGTTCTGCCGCCGCGGGACCGTTAGATCCGGCAGGATACAGGTGCAGCGGCAGGCTGCCTTCTGCTGTTGCTTCGATTATAGGCTGAACCCATTGCCAGGACAACTCTACTTCCTCCCAATGAGCGAAGAAAGTGGCATCGCCAAGCATCGCATCATAGATCAGATTCTCATAAGCCTCCGGCACATCGGGATTGCCCGGCTCATGCTTAATGCTAACCGGCTCAAGCTCCCCGTGCTGAAGCGGATTCTTGGTATTCAGAGTCAGAGAGATGCCCTCATTCGGACCAATATCAATCACCAGCAGATTAGG is a window of Paenibacillus sp. FSL H3-0469 DNA encoding:
- a CDS encoding iron-containing alcohol dehydrogenase, translating into MPSINIMGKGCLKDIAPYIQELNLQKALVVTDKFLMKSGIAGRLLAVLEEAGIQYVVYDEVKPNPTCKNVHDGADFLKQHECDYLISIGGGSPQDTAKGIGIVATNGGHIADYEGVHKSKHKSLPIVAVNTTAGTSSEVTINYVITDEERKIKMVMVDKNSIATISVNDPELMADKPAALTAATGMDALTHAIEALVTPGAYPVTDATALAAVELIFANLARTVTDGHDIEAREQMVYAIFLGGLAFNNAGLGYVHAMAHQLGGVYDLPHGVCNAMLLPYVEEENAKHVPEKFRAIARAAGLQTEGRSDKECADYVIEAIKALSKEVGIPAKLSELGVAEVDLDLLAENAMKDACAPGNPFIPTKDEVIALFRKIL
- a CDS encoding DeoR/GlpR family DNA-binding transcription regulator, which codes for MLAAERRKKIIDLVHQDKRVLVSDLSRMFEVTEETIRRDLEKLEKDGIVSRTYGGAMLNRHTNEDLPFLTRGALNTDIKRRIAIQALDLINDGDTLMVDPSSTSFEFLKLLGNKSNLTIITNSINILHEFASSSHSIISTGGSLRHRSLSLVGPVAHETIQRYNVDTAVISCKALDMDRGVTDSNEPECELKKYMLRQAHKVVLLADHTKFDQTAFARLAELSRIDVLITDRKPSEAWLKVLSEKNVEVLY
- a CDS encoding ankyrin repeat domain-containing protein — protein: MGKKRITLPADFRELVKSGDIDLLKAVFEKCDWNATLGSYKEPALSIRQIPDELVRWLVEQGADINARDKYQRTPLHSQAGHWSGNIPLFLELGAELEALDYQDETPLHAAVNYYRTGAIRDLIAHGANIHAVSKRGNTPLAKGLINCRNADITGMAEIAQAMLAAGAEVTPEMRESVTKIGKNFEFSKANFNKDYLDDTIAALDKLYKLFGVEPVAGRVMHDGVSKIEVKSTRWQDQHQELWEALIPGSGPALTVQGEVIRITGRISYEIMNNGGGNWDADFRKMLSALLLHFASGTPLDPAQLKEAAELAGYLRHSNGNDEPARLCELAVNWVLANPQPVSLPQPDYKR
- a CDS encoding L-serine ammonia-lyase, iron-sulfur-dependent, subunit alpha, whose protein sequence is MINLLEVLHKEIMPAEGCTEPIAVAYAVSLAAELVEEEITAIQLLLSGNIIKNAMGVGIPGTGQTGLPIAAALGAVVRRSERKLEILSGLTPAELASAEGLLERKLLEVELKDTPEKLYIEARVHSKNHTATAILVKEHTNVQYLAKDGQRLEPKMDKADCGDPHSLDPEVYSVSLEDIYAFVQNTPFEDLRFLLEGAVMNKAISEEGLRGEYGLQVGRKMSQQSALNLFGADVANRIIAATAAASDARMDGSAMPVMTTAGSGNQGIACTMPVIALAELLGKDEETLARAMALSNLITIHVKHYIGRLSPLCGSGIAGGVGAGSGIVYLMGGTLAQIKHSIQNTIASTSGMICDGAKPTCALKISTATNAAIQSATLAMNNISASLNDGVIFEKVEDTIKNMETLVQEGLAATDQAILNIMLSKGAASS
- the gnd gene encoding phosphogluconate dehydrogenase (NAD(+)-dependent, decarboxylating); protein product: MKVGLIGLGKMGFNLGQNLLEHAHEVVAYDVNPAAVQELAGRGASGAASLEELTGRLDSPRVLWIMVPHTFVDSVITELTPLLSKGDIIIEAGNSHYKESIRRHEELGAHGIHFLDAGTSGGMEGARSGACYMVGGDEEAWTVVEPLFRDTAVENGYLYAGKSGSGHFLKMVHNGIEYGMMAAIGEGFEVLEKSGYDFDFEQVARVWNNGSVVRSWLMELIERAFSKDAKLEDIKGVMHSSGEGRWTLETAFDLQAATPVIAMALLMRYRSLETDTFTGKVVAALRNEFGGHAVESK